ATGGACGCTGACCTTCTTTCGTCTGCCGCGCCAGCATCACAAGCACCTCAAGAGCACCAACATGCTGGAACGCCTCAACGAGGAAATCCGCCGCAGAACCTACGTCGTGCGACCTGCGAGAGCACAAGAAACTCGCACTCCGTCAAGCCGCATGACCAGCACGCATGACCGCCCAATTTTGCAGAACTTGACGCACACAACCAGATTCACGATCATCAGATAAGAATTGTCGCGTGGGAGTAAAGGCAACCATTCCATCTATTCAGATTGCAGTTTTCCTTGAGTGCCTACTTCAATTGGTCGATCAGCCGTCCATTTGTCCAACTAGGATTCTGGTGGGCTTTGGGTATAAGTTAAGGGTTGCAAATCGGTCTGCGAGACAACCTGCTGAATTAAACGGGATTGCTTTTGCGTTCTTGCGCAATCGAATTGCAAAGCGTCGGCGGCAACGGTTATGCGGCGTCTCGCCGCCATTTGAGAGCACTCTGATATGGAACGATCGGTCGTCGCTGTCATCGTAACTTACAACCGCCTTGATTATCTAAAGAAGTCTGTTGCGGCGGTGATGGCGCAGAGTTTCCCTATTTGCGAAGTAATTCTTGTCGACAATAAAAGTACCGATGGAACGCCAAAGTTCCTTCAAGAGCTTGAACGATGTAACAGCACTTACCCCATACGCGTTGTCAATATGGAAAAGAACGAAGGTGGGGCAGGCGGCTTTGCACAAGGCATTGAGGAAGCCTATGAACGCGGCGCTGATTTAATTTGGCTTATGGATGACGATTGTGTGGCATACCATGATGCGCTTGAGAAACTTGTACGCGGATTTGATGCACTGACTGAAAAGTTGCCCGTCTCTTCAGCGGAGCAGAGCGTCAGCACTGAGCCTGGCTTCGTCTGCTCTAACGTACGATGGAAAGACGGAGAAGTATGTGAAATGAATATTCCAAGAGCTACGGGGGATTGGAGTCGCTATTACCTTCCGGAAAGTCCTTATGTCCGTGTCAACCAGTGTTCTTTCGTTTCTGTCCTTGTTAATGCCCGAGCTGTCTCCTTGGTTGGTTATCCCGTTCGCGAGTTCTTTATCTGGCTGGACGACGTTGAATTCTCAGGGAGAATTGCGGAAAGATGTCCGGGGTTTGTCATTCTTGACAGCCTAGTCGTCCACGACATACCTCAGAATACAGGTGTCCACTTCGGCGATGTTAGTGCGAAGAATGTCTGGAAGTACCGGTACGGTATTCGCAATGAAGTGGCCTACTTAGCCTCTCGACCTTTGGGAGTGCTGAAGGCCGCGCGATATATCGTTTCACAGCTTTCTCAAATGTCGGCAACCAAAGTTCCGTTCTCGCTTCGGGCGCAGATATTGTTTGCAGGACTGTCGGGATTTACCTTCTGCTATAAGTCCAAAATTCGCCTTCCGGCCGCCCGCAGTAGCTACTTGGACGTCAGGTCAAAACGCGAGCCGACGACGCGGCCGTTTTCTCCTGAACCTGAAGGTATGAAATAGATGTATGATTGGTTGATTGTTGGCGCCGGGTTTGCGGGAAGCGTTCTTGCGGAGCGCTTCGCGTCTGTCCGCAACGAACGGGTTCTCCTAATTGACCGGCGAAGCCATGTTGGTGGAAACGCATACGACCGCTACAACGATGATGGGATAATCGTCCATCAGTACGGGCCGCACATCTTCCACACCAACTCGAAACAAATTTTCGACTACCTGTCTTTGTTTACTGAGTGGCGGCCTTACGCACATAAGGTACTCGCCGAAGTAGACGGCATGCTTGTACCTATCCCGATCAACCTTGATACGGTCAATAAGCTCTATGGGCTTAACCTCAACTCCGAGCAATTGGCGGAATGGTTCAAAGCTCGCGCGGAGAAGGTGGACTCTCTGCGCACGTCGGAAGATGTGGTGGTATCGGTTGTCGGTCGAGAACTCTACGAGAAGTTTTTTCAGGGGTATACGCGCAAGCAGTGGGGGCTCGACCCTTCAGAACTTGACAAGTCGGTCACCGCTCGGGTGCCAATCCGCACCAATCGTGACGATCTATACTTTGGGGATGAATATCAATGTATGCCTCTTTACGGTTATAATCGCCTATTTGAAAATATGCTACGCAGTAACAATATTCATATAATGACCAAGACTGATTATCGTGACGTTAAGGACTACGTGCCGCATAGACGTGTAATTTACACTGGCCCAATCGACGAATACTTCGACTTCCGTTTCGGCCGGCTGCCGTACAGATCGCTTCGGTTTGAACACGTCACGCGCGACCAACCTTGGCACCAGCCAGTCGCAGTCGTTAATTATCCGCAGACAAATGACTATACTCGCATTACGGAATACAAGCATCTTACAGGGCAGCAGCATCCAAAGACGACGCTCACGTATGAATACCCCTCAAGCGACGGTGATCCGTACTACCCGGTTCCGAACGCGGCGAACCAAGAGCAGTTCAAGAAGTACGAACGCCTAGCACTTGCCACCCCTGGCGTGTGGTTCGTGGGACGTCTTGCCACTTATAAATACTACAACATGGATCAGGTCGTGGGTCAGGCGCTCAGCACCTTTCGGCGTATATGTGCTGCTGTTATGACGGTTCCATAGCGCTTTAGACCGAACCAGAAGGCGAACATCGCATATGTAATAGAGTCACCCAATGCCGCAGTTCTCAGGTCCCCGATTGACCTTAGTGGATCGCGACCGCGCTCGGGATGTCGCCGAGCATTCCTTCATCCCACGCGAGCTGAGGCGTTAAGCGTCGGAACGTGGCATAACCAATCTTATCGGCGCAATCGTGCAGGACCATGGCAAATTCGCCGCTGGCAATCAGCGCCTCCATCAGTTTCTGACCGCCCCTCGAATTCGAACCATCGACAAAAACCAGACCAGCAGAATCCGGGAGTCTGGTCAGATCGACCAGACGAGCGGCCTTTCCTGTGACGTACACAAGATCGCCAGGACGAAACGCAAATTCGTACTTTTTTTGAGCGACTCCGCTAACGCGAACCTCAACTAATTTTGGGCGCCAGGGACTGTTTCTCAGACTCCGTCTGAAAGATCGTTGACCGAGGTTCAGTGGCGAAGGCATTAAAATTACAGCGCGTACCGCCGGTTCGCACGTGGTGACCTTGTCGACATGCAAGGTCCAATCGTTCTCGGTAAGGCGCTTCCTCCAAGCACCCAGTCTCATCTTGGCCTGTTTCACAAGCACGCTAATAGCTGCCCTCGTGGCCCTTGCGTTCTCGAGGGAGTGAGGTTTGTTGCCGGCTCGTATTACGGAAATCGAGCTTGATAGATTGCCAGCTTGGATCGACGACGCTAACGCGTCCTGGCCGCATGCTCGTAGCATCATCGTTAACTGCCCTCGCCATTCAGACTCCCCGAGAGTTGGTGTTGGTGCGATGGATGGCCGTTTGTTACTGCTGTTGGAAATTTCCGTGTCATCCAACCCGAGAACGGTGCGGATGCGGTCGAGTTCTCGGTGGCTGAGGTGGCGGAACTGCGATGCCCTTTCCATTGCTGCATCGACATGTCCACAACAGAGCGCAACCCTGATCCACATTGCCCATGCGACAGGATCTGGATCCTTGCATTCGTGATACAGAAAGATGATGTCGAGCCATCTTTTAATGCTGTTTTGGGCGTTCTCAACGCTCCCTTGAAGCAACTGACAATAGCCGAGACCGACAAGGGCCTCGGGAATGATTGCGAAGTTCAGGCAGCGTAGGAAACTCTCCTCCGCAGCATCTAACGCAGAAGTACTGATTAGCTCCCAGCCCCTTCTGAGCAACAATCGATCCAGGCCCCCGCCAACTACCTGGTAACTGGCCTGGCTGACAGGACCAGGTACTATTCGCAATCCGCCTGCAGGGCTCTCCTGCACGATTGTCTCGCCTGCTTTGAGCTGGCAGCTAAGATCGAACCACTCTCTAATCTGGCGTCTGTGGGCCATGGTGTGATGATTGTGAACCAGGTTATGCCCGGCCTTTATAATACGGTGCAATTGCTCGTCGTCCGCGAGCAGCGTGTCGAGTTTCCCGACAATGTCTTCAGGCGTGGCGAACACGCAGTTCTCCATATCACGAAAGCCAATTTTCTCCAGTGCCGCAGTGCGTTCAGTTACGAGACATGCCCCGGTTGCTGGGATCTCCAGATGTTTTCGGACGAGGTCCCGGGTTACTGAGCCGCAGGCCGGCACGAACGTTGCGGCATTAAGCAGTCGAGCATAGCTTTCACCGAACATGGTTTGTGAGGTACCGGACTGCGCGTTCCATCCCCCGTGCGGGCATATCATTGTAGGGTACCGTGCAGACACGATGCGTGAAATTGCGTTCCGCCATGGATAAAACCCGATCTGACTACCTGTGATTAGGACCGGTACATTCTTTTCAAGCCCATAGTCGCGAAAAATTGTGGGGTCGACAAAGTTGGGCCAAGTATAAAGGCGATCGGAAATTTCGGGAGTATACTCACCCAACGAAACAGAGTGCGTAAAAAAGGTCTCGACCCCCCATTCGGCCATGTCGGCGATAAACGTCGCTCTTGCTGCGTCGAGTGCGTCGGCCAGAAGTAAACCCAGTTTGGGCGTTTGCGGGTGAGCAGAAACATTGCGGATGTTCCGTTTCCCTGAATCGACGCCAGACTCGAGCAATACAAGATCTGGTTCGACTCGATCGCAGATTTCGTCGTAATCTCCAACCGGAGGTAATTCGATTACCTCAAAAAATTGGCTGAGGCACCTACTCTGCTCGGTTACATGCACCTTCAGGAATTGCGGCATGCCGTTGCGCAGTGACCTAAAGAAGAGGAGTCTCGGCAGCCGCTCCTCCATACCTGTCATTAGCATTGAACGTAGCTCCTCAATCCTGAGCTGTGCTTTTCGCGGCAGCGATACACGCCCTTCCAATCGTCATTGGCGATTTCCGCACATCATCTTCCGCACATCATCTTTGCGAGAGCGTGCGAGCGCCACTTCGTTGATACCAGATCGCGCGTCTTCGACACCCTGGCACCGGCCTGCTGCTCGGCGCTCTTGACCGGAACGAACCGCATGGTCGCCAGCGCGACAACCTCGCAGATGTTCTCCGCATCCGCCGCGTCGGTACCCACGGGATCAAACCAATCCATCCTGCCATAGGCAGATCAGTGAGCCATGGGGGACGCATTAAATCCAGCCAGTTAAAGCCTATCTCGGTCGAGGATATCGATTGCACGCGCACCTTCCCGAGGGTGATGGGCGGCAACACGAGCAGGCGGTGGTGTAGCCAATCACCTCAAGAATAAAGTCGAAAATTATCAAGTCGCGGCTCCGGTGCGATGTTCCACGGCAACAAGTCGTCAATTCTGTTGATCGGATGATCGGCGCTGCCGGTAAGGACGTCGCACCTGGGGTTATCAATGCGAGGCCGAGGTCGTCCGGGTAATCCTCGACCTCTTACTACGAAGTTTTCCACTGACGAGTCCGCCAAGCTCTTCTCGCCAGGGCTTGCGTCCAATGTCCAGACACTGCTCCCCAATAGAAACATCAACCATACGTAGGTCGCACCGTGGAAGTGCACGGTGCATCCGACAAAAAAGAGGGCCATCAAACTTATGAGAAGAGAGAGCCGAAAGGTATCCTCTTTCTCGTCAAGTCCCTTCTTGAAGGCCATCGCGCCGGTTAGCCAAAGGCAGGAGCCCAACATCAGAACGACTGCCGGAATCCCGTGCCGGATCGCAATGAGAAGCCAAAAATTGTCGACGCTGGCAGATCCCATCCATGACGGGCGTGCATACTCAGTGAGACCGATACCCAAGATGGGATGGTTAAGTACTGAAGCTGATCCGAACTCCCATATGGCTAGACGATACCAGCCCGTCTGTGCGTCAAACGTAAAATGGGAGATATAGAATTTTACCGGCGTTTGGTTGGATCCGAACTCCACGACAAGATAGGCAATAAAAGCAAGTCCCCACAGGATCTTCCACCGATACTTGATTTTTCCGAGGAACCAATTCCACCCTGTCAGGGCGGTCTGGATCATCAAGCCTGCAATAGGTGCCGACGACATCGACAGAAAGGCTGTGGCACCGACCGCCGCTGGCAACAGCCAGCGCAAAACACCTCTGCGACGGCCCAATATGACATAGGCGACCGCAAGAAGGCTCCCGCAGAAAAGACCGAATTCGATCGGATGACTGAACGGGCCCTGAACTCGCCAGAAACCCCATCGCGGGCCCATCGTGGTGATTTCAACCGTGGGGAAGATCGCGCTCAACGCCGTAAGAATTGGCTTACTGCCAGAGATCCACTCGTACAGAGCAAATGGCGACAAAAGAATCACCACTTTTGCCCAAAGCAGAGTCATTTTGTATAAATCTCCTGCAGACCTTATAAAGCAACGCCCGAGAAAATACGCGCCAACTGTTTCTATGAATAGTATTCCGGCCGGTTCCACTGCAGAGTCAATGCCATGAGCGGCAACTAAGGTTATGCCGACCCAAAGGGAGAATAGGATAAATCCAATATCGGGAACTCTGATGCGGCCGGCCTTGCCGCGCACCCACATGATCAGCGACAGAGGAAGCGTGCCGACGAGGACAAATCGGTAGACCGACAGGTTGAATGTGCCCAACGGGATTACCCATGGAATGACGAGACCAATGAGGAAAATAGCTACCGGCAGACGCAATCCCGTTTTCGACTGCAGCGTCCCCGAGCGGTGGCTGGAGCGCAGGCCATATCTGCTGGCGCGCGGACGCATTTCGGCGGCCGTCCCTGAAGTGAGCGGATCCAATGGAGCTTCCGCTGCGCGTGCTACAATCTTCATTGCGCTCCTCAGCAGGTCTAGATTGAAATATTGAAATCATATCGATGTAGAAATACGCGATCAGCTTGGCAAAAGGTCGAGTTAGCCCCCTCCATTTGACCGATCGAAAGCGTGCCGCCCATGCCGGCACGGCCCGCCTTCAGCATCTTGCCGCGCGGACATTTAAGGGTATCGTGCTTGGCGTCGTAACGAAAACGGTGCATAGGCACAGGGCTAGGGATTGGCTCTGCATTTGCCGGAATAACCGCTTCGATCGCGCTTTGCTCCATACCTGCGACACGCGGCAGGGTCGGTGACTCAGACTTTCTTGTATTTGCCTGTTTTGCGGTTTTTTTCTCGCTCTCAGCGGCTTCGTTGGCGTCGGTGACCGCATCTATATGGCGGGCCGCAAGACTTTCCCAACTGACGTCGGCCCGGATGAGTGAGGCGTCGACATGAACGACCTCACCAATGTTGACTTTGGCCGCTACGCAGACCTTTACCGTCCGCTCAAAAATAGTTCGGAAACGTTCTGCACCCCAGCGCTGACGGATACGGGTCAACGACGAATGGTCCGGGGGAGCAGCGAAATAGCGATACTAACTTGAGCCTCGCGTATCAACCGGCGGTCATGCAAGCATCAACCGGACTGCAACTTCCGGATCAATGCCGGGTCGACCAAATCCCGTCGCAGAGAGCTCATACTTCTTTAGGGAGGAGATCCCGAAAAGTGCCGCACACGTACAAGCTGATCGCGTTCCTTACGGCCGAGCATCGGGGAGGCTCCAGAGAATCAACGGATACTCAATGGAATAATGGAATCAGATAGATAGCACTTCATCAACAGCCCCGGGGTCCACTTCATGCGCAAGGTTCTTGCCCACGGCGGCAAGAGCGGCCGGCGTATCGTCTCCGCCTTCATCGCCCCGCCTCGCCCAGGAGACGCCAGAGCCGCCACCGCTCAATGGCGCGCCGTCGCCGACCAGATCCGGCCGGAGGTCCTCAAGCTCGCCGCCACTCGTGGATGATGCCGAGAGAGCCGTTCTCGTCCACATGACCTTCCCGAAGGAGCACCTCGTCAAGCTGCACTCGACCAACCCGATCGAGCGCCTCAACGGCGAAATCAAGCGCAGGACCGGGGTCGTCGGCATCTTCCCCAATGATGACACCCTCGTCCGCCTCGCCGGCGCGATCCTGCTCGAGCAGAACGGCGAAAGGGTCGTCCACGCGCCGGCTATAGAACGGTGGAAACCATGAGCCAGATGAGCGATGATCCGGTCGACAGCCTGCCAGCCGTGGCGCGCTGATCATCCCGGCCCATGCCGGAGAACGCGGGGACCAAAGCCGCCACCTATACCACTTCCTGGGACATGATCCGGGCCTGGGTGTTGCCCGTGAGCTCGGCCGGTTATTAGGAGCGGCAAACCGACGATGATCGTCAGCGAACCAAGGTGGATTGGCACTGCATCGCTCCTGGCAAGCCTCTCCAGAACACCTTCCTCGAGAGCTTCAATGGTCGGCTGCGAGACGCGTTCTTGAATGAAACCCTGTTCTCATCTCTGAACCATGCTCGATCAGCGCTTTCAATCTGGCGCCGCGGCTACTGTTTCATAACATCCACCTGTTTATGTCGTTGAAAGGAATAGTCTTTGCTGATCGGCATGCGATCCGGCGGGGTATGTCAAGCGAAGCGAGGAATTGACCCCCCTATTGCCTCACCCAGGAATGTTACTGAAGTTGGGGCACCGAGATGCCACGTATCTCCTCCGGCCGCGGCGGGAGGAGATACGGACGCGCACTTCATCCAGTCGCCATTGATTATGATCTGCCCGGCTATTTCCATACGCCAAGCCTCGACGGCCATCTGCACCGTCCGCAGCCGCTCGATGAAGCTTGCCCGCCAGTGAGGCGGACAAGCTCCCGCAGTTCCCAGTTCTTAAGCGGCGAAGTCCCAATTTGCAAAAGAGTGGTTGTGGGTGAAACCGTCGAACTGGTGCGCCGTGTAGTCATCCGATGCCGTCGTCGCATCGTCAGCCGATGCTGCAGTGGAGAATTCCTCCTCGGAATACGCGCCAGCAGCTTTGTCAGTGGAGGCCCAGGTAGGGGCCGCCGCATCCCTGCCAGTGTCGACAGCATCATGCTTGTTGGCACCGTTCGACAGCTTGTCGAACACGACGTGATCAACACCGCTCAGCCAAGTGTTCGCATTGGTATCGTTCGGATCAGGCGCGGTCGTCGACCCCGCGACGTGCGGCTCCTGCTGAGTAGAACTGCCACTGCCATTTGAAGCGGTTTCACCGGTCGATGCGCCTGACGGAACTCCGGACGATATGCCATCATCCTCCGTGGACGTGCTTCCGCCCGTCAACTCGTCTGCCGATGTAACTTCTTGCACGGTAGTCCCGCCACTAGTCGTGGAAGCTTCTTCGCCGATAGAGGAAGACGTACTTTCAACTGTAGGTTCGATGGTGCCACTTGCTGGGGAGTTTGTGATTCCCGCTGATGTAGCATCGTCCGGGGCGAGGCCGGCCCCGACGCCTCCGCCGCTTATCTCACTCGGTGAGGTCCCCGCCGGAAGCTCGGTGTTGCCTGAAATTGTGGGGGAGGCGTTGTCTACTGAGTAGTAGCCGTACCCCCCCATCGAAAGGTGGTTGTCGGTGATGGAAACGTTCGTAATCGGACCGCCATTAGCTCTGCCGTCTACGTAGATGTCATACCCGGGAGTTCCGCCCAGAAAATTGTTGGTTACATTGACGTCATTAATTGCCCCAAAATCGTTCTTGATGAACACAGCCGACGTGTCGCGCGCGAGGATGGTATTACCCTCGATCAGAACGCCGTCCTGGCCACCCTGCACCGAAATGCCGTCATAGTGCGGATCGGAAGCGCTGTCTTCGAGATCGTGGATGTAGTTCCCCTTCACCGCGCTTGAACCGCCTGTCAACGTGATACCGTTCTCGACTTGGGAGATATCGTTGCGCAGGAAGGTCCCGCTGCCGAGGATAGCCGAGTTGCTGTCACCGGAGGAGCCTGGCCCTACGATATCGCTGTCCTGGATGGTGAAGTTGTTCGCGCCCTCGGCATCGACGCCCCAAGTCGAATCAAACGTGATCTCACTGTTTTTGATCACCACATCGTCAGCCATGACACGGAGGGGTCCGTTGATGATCATGCCATCGATCACGGTCCCGTTCTCTGTAATGGTCATCGGTCCGGTGTATTCTGTCAGAGTTGTGCCGGCCGGAACGCCCGTATTCGTTGCATTAGGATATGTTGTTATTGTCACTTTCGAAGTACCTTTCTTTCTCGCCCCTACCCCTAAACTGATTGGTGCTTGAAGCACCTTTGTGCGAGTTCGGCTAATACCTTCTTGATACGCCGAAAGCGGCTCTAGAGACGAAAAATGGCGCGTCTAGGGCAACAATAATTAACCATCTCCATGAGATAGGACCGTTTCGGATGCCACATTTCGGCCACAAGCCCGAATGGGATATATTAAATATGACTAATTATTTTAATGAAATTAGTGCCATGTGTGCTGGTGGCGCACGTGCCGATGAGCACAAAAAGAAGCGTGGGCGAGAGGGTTGGTCACGCTTTTGTTGTGGACAAATAAAAAATTTTTCTTCGCCAGGTCGATGATTTGGCAGTCCGGGAGCGATGTAACTGACGGATTGCCGCTCTCTCCGGCATGGGCGGGGAAGATCCGCGTGCCACGGCGGGCGACCTTATAGAGACAAACAAAGCCAAGGTCGTTTCAATGATCTCCTCGATCCGCACGAGGTGGCTCGGAAGGGAGCCGCGATTGGCTGTAGGGGTTTGGAGTGTTGTCTGCTCGAAGGCGCCCGCCAATCATCTGCAATTGCCGAGCTACGCCATGCGGTTGGACACGACCAGGAGACAGATGGCACGCTTATTTAGGCCGGGAGATTCCACATGGCGAGCCATGCGCCGGGCAAACGGCTAGAGATCAACTTAGTGCCATCGGAAGTTTCCAATAGAGGAAGTCGTGGTTACCGCATCAGTGCAACAAGAACGGCGCGGCCGTTGGACAAGCCGCTCCGGAAAGCTTTTTTGACTACTGTACCGCGGGAAATTCGGATCCTCTGCCATTATCCAGATTGCCGACTAGGCAACGCTAGTGATTTGACATGCAATTGCGGATCTGCGGCAAATTTGGACGGATTGATCGTCGTCCAATCCGGAACGTCTCCGCCGCTTATCTCACCCGGTGAGGTCCCGCCGGAAGCTCGGTGTTGCCTGAAATTGTGGGGGAGGCGTTGTCTACTGAGTAGTAGCCGTACCCCCCCATCGAAAGGTGGTTGTCGGTGATGGAAACGTTCGTAATCGGACCGCCATTAGCTCTGCCGTCTACGTAGATGTCATACCCGGGAGTTCCGCCCAGAAAATTGTTGGTTACATTGACGTCATTAATTGCCCCAAAATCGTTCTTGATGAACACAGCCGACGTGTCGCGCGCGAGGATGGTATTACCCTCGATCAGAACGCCGTCCTGGCCACCCTGCACCGAAATGCCGTCATAGTGCGGATCGGAAGCGCTGTCTTCGAGATCGTGGATGTAGTTCCCCTTCACCGCGCTTGAACCGCCTGTCAACGTGATACCGTTCTCGACTTGGGAGATATCGTTGCGCAGGAAGGTCCCGCTGCCGAGGATAGCCGAGTTGCTGTCACCGGAGGAGCCTGGCCCTACGATATCGCTGTCCTGGATGGTGAAGTTGTTCGCGCCCTCGGCATCGACGCCCCAAGTCGAATCAAACGTGATCTCACTGTTTTTGATCACCACATCGTCAGCCATGACACGGAGGGGTCCGTTGATGATCATGCCATCGATCACGGTCCCGTTCTCTGTAATGGTCATCGGTCCGGTGTATTCTGTCAGAGTTGTGCCGGCCGGAACGCCCGTATCCGTTGCATTAGGAAAGGTGCTTGCCATCGCTAGCATCCCTTTCTCCCCACCCGCGAGGAGTTGGGGTGATATAGCGTTTGTCCTGGGATCTACAACGCCAGCTAAATAAGTGAGCGCTACCAGGGTATTGACTAATACGGTCACTGGCGCCTTCCGAATCAACAAAATTCAAAGACTATGTCCGTCCTGCCATAGGCACGCCGAAATAACCTAGGTTGGGACGACCGCTCGATCTCGCGGATAAGCGGAGCTACTTCGATCGCTTCGGAACGCGTGCCGTATACAATCAGGACCTTGTGCATGCCGGATCCCTTTTCGTTTCCCTTGGTCTGCATCAACGTCGGCACGATGGGAGGCGCGGCCGCCGGCGCTTCAATAGCCGTACTTTTCTGGGCTGAATCGGCACTTGTTCAAGACGACGCCGAGCACGTTGGTCCTCTCGGAGAGTTCCTGCTCGCAGACATCGACTTCATCCAGGGTGCTTTGCTCGGCTGCCGCGACGAGGATTGCGCAATCCACGTGGGGAAGGAATGCCAAGACGTCGTCATTGGAAAGCATAGGCGGCATGTCAAACAGGATGACGTGCGGACTCATCCGTTGACGCATTTCTTCAAGTACTCTCACCGTCTCGCGGCTTTGCAGAAGCTCCGCCGAAAACGATACCGTTTGCTTGTTGGCGCCGATCGCGAGATTGTTGCCATGACGCAGAAAGACATCGCTAATGTCGATCTCCCCCATTAAGAATCTCGCAAGGGGTTGGGGAGCCTCGATGCCGAGCGTGTTGGCGAGCTGCGGACGTTTAAGGTCGAGGTCGACCAAAATTGTGCGGCATTCTTTCTGATTGGCAAGACTGAAGGCCAGGTTCAGCGCTACAACAGTCTTGCCGCAGCCGGCCGTTGGAGACGTGATCCCAACGGTGGTCCAATTGTGCTGCGTTAACTCCTGCAGCAGCTTTGTTCGGATTATATCAAACGCCGCATGCGCCGGGTTCGGCCGGCTGGTAGTGGTGACAATACGATTGAGGGCAAGGCGTCGCGCATCGGTTCGCAATGGCGGCAACCGCTCCCAAATGGTTTCGGTTCCGGCACGCGGGCATGCGAGAAGCGTCTGCTCGCCCAGCAGTTCCGGCCTGGGAAGCTCCCGCTGGGATGCATCGTAATGTTCCATGTGTCACGCCTCTAAATCACATAGGGGGCTAACCCGACGTTTCCGCCGCTAACCCATTGCGGCAAGCCACCCAAAGGCACTCTGGGCCATAACCGAGAGCGGCAAATAAAGGTAATGAATAGCAGTCAACAATGCCGGAACAGCTGCTGCGGGAAGCACCGCTGCCACGGTCCTTCTGATGGCGAAGCGATTCTCCTCAGCCGTCGAAATATACGGGATGGTGGCAATCGGCTTGTGGCCAAGCATGCTCGCGAGCTCAACGGGTCTCCGAATCGTTCCGTTGAGAAACTCGAGCAAGGCGACGAACGCCACGGCAAGACCCACCCCACCGACTGCGCCCATCAGCGCGATGCGAAAACGTTTTGGCGTCTCTGGAGACTCAGGAGGAGTCGCGCGTTCAAGGATGGAGAAGCGGCCCCCGTCGGACCGTTTCTCGATCTTTTCGCCCATCAATGCCTCCGCGCGCCTGGCGATTGCTGTATTGTATTGCGTCTGCAGATTGGCGCGGTTCCGCTCAAAGGAATTCAGAACGGTTTCGCTGGCGGGGGTGGCAGTTATTGACTTCGTCAGAGCGCCAATGCTTTCCGTTATGGCAGCCCTCTCTCGCGCGATCGCTCGCAAGCGCTCGTCGATGTAAGAAACCTGGAGGTCGAACGTGGAATGCCTCTTCTTCTTGCTCGATGCTTGGGCTTCCTGTGCTTGTCGACCTTGAAGTGTTTCCTGCAATGACGTGATCCGCCTGCGCAGTGCCAGGATGTTGGGGCTCGTTTCCGAAAAGATTGCAAGCTGATCGGCGAGCGCGCGGTTGAGCTGCAGGAGCATTTGCTGCTCCGGTGTCGCAGCTTCGCCATCGGGCAACTGGCCCGTCAACGCGTAACTTTCGGCCAGACTGCTCCGCTTACCGAGCAAATCGGATTCTTCGCGCTCCAGGGAGATCAGCCTCTCCTGACGGCTCGTTTGCTGGTTACGCCGAAACTCGAGACTGTCAGGCAGAGTGTCTGAGTTCTCGTTCTTGAACTTGAGAATTTCGGCTTCGATAAGGTTTAAATCCAAACCGAGCCTTG
The sequence above is drawn from the Sinorhizobium meliloti genome and encodes:
- a CDS encoding right-handed parallel beta-helix repeat-containing protein, with protein sequence MTITENGTVIDGMIINGPLRVMADDVVIKNSEITFDSTWGVDAEGANNFTIQDSDIVGPGSSGDSNSAILGSGTFLRNDISQVENGITLTGGSSAVKGNYIHDLEDSASDPHYDGISVQGGQDGVLIEGNTILARDTSAVFIKNDFGAINDVNVTNNFLGGTPGYDIYVDGRANGGPITNVSITDNHLSMGGYGYYSVDNASPTISGNTELPAGTSPSEISGGGVGAGLAPDDATSAGITNSPASGTIEPTVESTSSSIGEEASTTSGGTTVQEVTSADELTGGSTSTEDDGISSGVPSGASTGETASNGSGSSTQQEPHVAGSTTAPDPNDTNANTWLSGVDHVVFDKLSNGANKHDAVDTGRDAAAPTWASTDKAAGAYSEEEFSTAASADDATTASDDYTAHQFDGFTHNHSFANWDFAA
- a CDS encoding CpsD/CapB family tyrosine-protein kinase, producing MEHYDASQRELPRPELLGEQTLLACPRAGTETIWERLPPLRTDARRLALNRIVTTTSRPNPAHAAFDIIRTKLLQELTQHNWTTVGITSPTAGCGKTVVALNLAFSLANQKECRTILVDLDLKRPQLANTLGIEAPQPLARFLMGEIDISDVFLRHGNNLAIGANKQTVSFSAELLQSRETVRVLEEMRQRMSPHVILFDMPPMLSNDDVLAFLPHVDCAILVAAAEQSTLDEVDVCEQELSERTNVLGVVLNKCRFSPEKYGY
- a CDS encoding O-antigen ligase family protein; this translates as MKIVARAAEAPLDPLTSGTAAEMRPRASRYGLRSSHRSGTLQSKTGLRLPVAIFLIGLVIPWVIPLGTFNLSVYRFVLVGTLPLSLIMWVRGKAGRIRVPDIGFILFSLWVGITLVAAHGIDSAVEPAGILFIETVGAYFLGRCFIRSAGDLYKMTLLWAKVVILLSPFALYEWISGSKPILTALSAIFPTVEITTMGPRWGFWRVQGPFSHPIEFGLFCGSLLAVAYVILGRRRGVLRWLLPAAVGATAFLSMSSAPIAGLMIQTALTGWNWFLGKIKYRWKILWGLAFIAYLVVEFGSNQTPVKFYISHFTFDAQTGWYRLAIWEFGSASVLNHPILGIGLTEYARPSWMGSASVDNFWLLIAIRHGIPAVVLMLGSCLWLTGAMAFKKGLDEKEDTFRLSLLISLMALFFVGCTVHFHGATYVWLMFLLGSSVWTLDASPGEKSLADSSVENFVVRGRGLPGRPRPRIDNPRCDVLTGSADHPINRIDDLLPWNIAPEPRLDNFRLYS
- a CDS encoding right-handed parallel beta-helix repeat-containing protein; this encodes MASTFPNATDTGVPAGTTLTEYTGPMTITENGTVIDGMIINGPLRVMADDVVIKNSEITFDSTWGVDAEGANNFTIQDSDIVGPGSSGDSNSAILGSGTFLRNDISQVENGITLTGGSSAVKGNYIHDLEDSASDPHYDGISVQGGQDGVLIEGNTILARDTSAVFIKNDFGAINDVNVTNNFLGGTPGYDIYVDGRANGGPITNVSITDNHLSMGGYGYYSVDNASPTISGNTELPAGPHRVR